A region from the Melanotaenia boesemani isolate fMelBoe1 chromosome 11, fMelBoe1.pri, whole genome shotgun sequence genome encodes:
- the LOC121649173 gene encoding group 3 secretory phospholipase A2-like isoform X1 yields the protein MESRCLFQTAFVLLSLSLLAAQDVTGSNLSCFRLNPADGQTSITFLHRDTAGVRSLYLTVWSEHMRLVECHIFSSIHATEGYHAFCNKKNWDQEVPHKFNISMVLTAPCAPVPSGAPEFTRHTTEDGTDRKVRRKRSWILPGTLWCGSGSRAVGYEQLGMFEGADKCCREHDHCLHIIPTFTVNYGVFNPNFFTVSHCDCDQRFRQCLLGMNDSISHMVGYSFFNILQVPCFELKQMKRCTEMYWWGMCKRAKEAPYAVFKKPLPYNSSDDTSKYVNIGSNNLTSSERQNSTESLIVKFLRKSSKTERGCGLRDPPRGDTFHRRRTKGKGCKRHQKLSGVLPSQVPTVLRVHTSTMSIKMGPAKSSSLISNNKRAGKMNFRKSSSRFEQTGHIPAKVPTITDQKMPSATPLSITLLTQRLTLQLKPTPAIVGWNKTFTSHQKVTDPSFLPVRGNTSHLHCKSSLKPETASNRTTATLAKTIKENQQSSHESQHLKKTTVTPNQDTSLTLQSTVTLATPVTTKLRAMVSLDKDDKSQNWVDFYPLWNNTSQKLLVSTVVHNFHAEKSLTQNGALRNMTDTQFQCHSLKHLDDCKFKIPPLEKKYNLQNMESKATYHCDCTSRLAVEIESFKQPSILPSLLVEFVSQQCFTLPKKKNCRHKKRCFHGFSKASDLHTALKKIEEKNAAGMGILSSDKKRRVPVRLYKRCLRLEKKADIMAKLK from the exons ATGGAAAGCAGATGTCTGTTTCAAACTGCTTTCGTTTTATTGTCGCTCAGTCTCTTAGCAGCACAAGACGTGACCGGATCAAATCTTTCCTGTTTCAGATTGAATCCTGCTGACGGACAGACGAGCATTACCTTTCTGCACCGAGACACAGCCGGTGTACGCTCCTTGTATCTCACTGTTTGGTCCGAACATATGAGACTGGTAGAATGTCACATATTTTCCAGTATACATGCTACGGAAGGTTATCACGCTTtctgcaacaaaaaaaactgggaCCAAGAAGTTCCCCATAAGTTTAATATCAGCATGGTGCTGACTGCTCCGTGCGCGCCTGTTCCTTCTGGCGCGCCAGAGTTTACCAGGCACACAACTGAAGACGGGACAGACAGAAAAGTTCGGAGGAAACGTTCCTGGATATTGCCAGGCACCTTGTGGTGCGGCAGTGGAAGCAGAGCGGTTGGATATGAGCAATTAG GCATGTTTGAGGGTGCAGATAAATGTTGCCGTGAGCACGACCACTGTCTGCACATCATCCCAACGTTCACTGTGAATTACGGTGTCTTCAACCCCAACTTCTTCACTGTTTCACACTGCGACTGTGACCAAAG GTTTCGACAGTGCCTTCTGGGCATGAATGATAGCATTTCTCATATGGTGGGGTACAGCTTCTTCAACATTCTACAGGTTCCGTGTTTTGAGCTAAAACAGATGAAGCGGTGCACAGAGATGTACTGGTGGGGAAT GTGCAAAAGAGCCAAAGAGGCCCCATATGCTGTCTTCAAAAAGCCCCTGCCTTACAACAGCTCGGATGACACAAGCAAATATGTAAACATTGGCAGTAACAATTTAACAAGCAGTGAAAGGCAAAATTCAACAGAAAGCCTCATTGTCAAGTTTCTCAGGAAGTCATCCAAAACCGAACGTGGATGTGGACTGAGAGATCCCCCCAGAGGAGATACTTTCCACCGCAGAAGAACAAAGGGGAAAGGATGTAAAAGGCACCAAAAATTGTCAGGAGTATTACCTTCACAAGTTCCCACAGTATTAAGGGTACACACATCAACGATGTCCATAAAAATGGGTCCTGCTAAAAGTAGCTCACTAATCTCAAATAATAAAAGAGCTGGGAAAATGAATTTCAGAAAGAGCTCATCGCGCTTTGAACAGACAGGCCATATCCCTGCAAAAGTGCCCACAATCACTGACCAAAAAATGCCATCTGCAACACCCTTAAGTATAACACTGTTAACACAGAGACTGACACTTCAGCTGAAGCCAACACCAGCAATTGTAGGATGGAACAAAACCTTCACAAGCCACCAAAAAGTCACAGATCCATCCTTCCTGCCTGTAAGAGGTAACACCTCTCATTTACACTGTAAAAGCAGCCTGAAGCCAGAAACAGCATCTAACAGAACAACTGCTACACTGGCAAAAACAATCAAAGAGAATCAACAATCATCACATGAGAGCCAACATCTCAAAAAGACAACAGTAACACCCAACCAGGACACTTCATTAACTTTACAGAGCACAGTTACCCTTGCAACACCGGTCACAACAAAACTAAGGGCAATGGTTTCTCTTGATAAAGATGACAAGTCACAGAACTGGGTGGATTTCTATCCCCTGTGGAACAATACAAGCCAGAAGCTGTTAGTTAGTACCGTAGTCCACAACTTCCATGCAGAGAAAAGCCTAACACAAAACGGTGCACTCCGTAATATGACAG ATACTCAGTTCCAGTGTCACAGTCTGAAACATCTGGATGACTGTAAATTCAAAATTCCTCCTCTAGAGAAGAAATATAACCTACAGAACATGGAGTCCAAGGCCACCTACCATTGTGATTGTACTAGCCG CTTGGCTGTTGAGATTGAAAGCTTCAAGCAACCCAGCATCCTCCCTAGTCTACTGGTGGAGTTTGTCTCTCAGCAGTGCTTTACTctgccaaagaagaaaaactgccGCCACAAAAAGAG ATGTTTTCATGGATTCAGTAAAGCCTCTGACCTACATACAGCACTTAAGaagatagaagaaaaaaatgctgctggGATGGGAATTTTATCAAGTGACAAAAAAAGACGGGTTCCTGTTCGTCTTTATAAGCGATGCTTGAGGCTAGAGAAGAAAGCTGATATTATGGCAAAGCTCAAATGA
- the LOC121649173 gene encoding uncharacterized protein LOC121649173 isoform X2 has translation MFEGADKCCREHDHCLHIIPTFTVNYGVFNPNFFTVSHCDCDQRFRQCLLGMNDSISHMVGYSFFNILQVPCFELKQMKRCTEMYWWGMCKRAKEAPYAVFKKPLPYNSSDDTSKYVNIGSNNLTSSERQNSTESLIVKFLRKSSKTERGCGLRDPPRGDTFHRRRTKGKGCKRHQKLSGVLPSQVPTVLRVHTSTMSIKMGPAKSSSLISNNKRAGKMNFRKSSSRFEQTGHIPAKVPTITDQKMPSATPLSITLLTQRLTLQLKPTPAIVGWNKTFTSHQKVTDPSFLPVRGNTSHLHCKSSLKPETASNRTTATLAKTIKENQQSSHESQHLKKTTVTPNQDTSLTLQSTVTLATPVTTKLRAMVSLDKDDKSQNWVDFYPLWNNTSQKLLVSTVVHNFHAEKSLTQNGALRNMTDTQFQCHSLKHLDDCKFKIPPLEKKYNLQNMESKATYHCDCTSRLAVEIESFKQPSILPSLLVEFVSQQCFTLPKKKNCRHKKRCFHGFSKASDLHTALKKIEEKNAAGMGILSSDKKRRVPVRLYKRCLRLEKKADIMAKLK, from the exons ATGTTTGAGGGTGCAGATAAATGTTGCCGTGAGCACGACCACTGTCTGCACATCATCCCAACGTTCACTGTGAATTACGGTGTCTTCAACCCCAACTTCTTCACTGTTTCACACTGCGACTGTGACCAAAG GTTTCGACAGTGCCTTCTGGGCATGAATGATAGCATTTCTCATATGGTGGGGTACAGCTTCTTCAACATTCTACAGGTTCCGTGTTTTGAGCTAAAACAGATGAAGCGGTGCACAGAGATGTACTGGTGGGGAAT GTGCAAAAGAGCCAAAGAGGCCCCATATGCTGTCTTCAAAAAGCCCCTGCCTTACAACAGCTCGGATGACACAAGCAAATATGTAAACATTGGCAGTAACAATTTAACAAGCAGTGAAAGGCAAAATTCAACAGAAAGCCTCATTGTCAAGTTTCTCAGGAAGTCATCCAAAACCGAACGTGGATGTGGACTGAGAGATCCCCCCAGAGGAGATACTTTCCACCGCAGAAGAACAAAGGGGAAAGGATGTAAAAGGCACCAAAAATTGTCAGGAGTATTACCTTCACAAGTTCCCACAGTATTAAGGGTACACACATCAACGATGTCCATAAAAATGGGTCCTGCTAAAAGTAGCTCACTAATCTCAAATAATAAAAGAGCTGGGAAAATGAATTTCAGAAAGAGCTCATCGCGCTTTGAACAGACAGGCCATATCCCTGCAAAAGTGCCCACAATCACTGACCAAAAAATGCCATCTGCAACACCCTTAAGTATAACACTGTTAACACAGAGACTGACACTTCAGCTGAAGCCAACACCAGCAATTGTAGGATGGAACAAAACCTTCACAAGCCACCAAAAAGTCACAGATCCATCCTTCCTGCCTGTAAGAGGTAACACCTCTCATTTACACTGTAAAAGCAGCCTGAAGCCAGAAACAGCATCTAACAGAACAACTGCTACACTGGCAAAAACAATCAAAGAGAATCAACAATCATCACATGAGAGCCAACATCTCAAAAAGACAACAGTAACACCCAACCAGGACACTTCATTAACTTTACAGAGCACAGTTACCCTTGCAACACCGGTCACAACAAAACTAAGGGCAATGGTTTCTCTTGATAAAGATGACAAGTCACAGAACTGGGTGGATTTCTATCCCCTGTGGAACAATACAAGCCAGAAGCTGTTAGTTAGTACCGTAGTCCACAACTTCCATGCAGAGAAAAGCCTAACACAAAACGGTGCACTCCGTAATATGACAG ATACTCAGTTCCAGTGTCACAGTCTGAAACATCTGGATGACTGTAAATTCAAAATTCCTCCTCTAGAGAAGAAATATAACCTACAGAACATGGAGTCCAAGGCCACCTACCATTGTGATTGTACTAGCCG CTTGGCTGTTGAGATTGAAAGCTTCAAGCAACCCAGCATCCTCCCTAGTCTACTGGTGGAGTTTGTCTCTCAGCAGTGCTTTACTctgccaaagaagaaaaactgccGCCACAAAAAGAG ATGTTTTCATGGATTCAGTAAAGCCTCTGACCTACATACAGCACTTAAGaagatagaagaaaaaaatgctgctggGATGGGAATTTTATCAAGTGACAAAAAAAGACGGGTTCCTGTTCGTCTTTATAAGCGATGCTTGAGGCTAGAGAAGAAAGCTGATATTATGGCAAAGCTCAAATGA